A stretch of Fusobacterium periodonticum ATCC 33693 DNA encodes these proteins:
- a CDS encoding DNA polymerase III subunit delta, with the protein MFYFLYGNSPMIEFETEKITEEILEKYPNISAKYYDCALKEEDEFISALQVNSIFKTVDFLVLKRAENLKSSGIQKLFKTLKNYDLNEKNIIVLYNVPIQYGKIVTEYEITKTNIKAIEEIATFLDCTLIKENNIILNYVKDNLNITEKDAKDLIELLGSDYYHIKNETNKMATFLDGQPYSFEKIKNLISIDKEYNMKDLVDNFFKTKNFTDILSFLETNKDSYLGIVYMLADELIVFLKLTSLINSGKISQNMNYNVFKELYNDFSDLFIGRNFKSQHPYTIFLKLNSLTYFSESFLEKKLKELLYIEYELKTGEREINIELDLFFKKFWKDVPCY; encoded by the coding sequence ATTTTAGAGAAATATCCAAATATTTCAGCTAAATACTATGACTGTGCTTTGAAAGAAGAGGACGAATTTATATCTGCTTTACAAGTAAATTCAATTTTTAAAACAGTTGATTTTCTTGTTTTAAAAAGAGCTGAAAATTTAAAAAGTTCAGGAATTCAAAAGCTTTTTAAAACTTTAAAAAATTACGATTTAAATGAAAAAAACATTATAGTTCTCTATAATGTTCCTATACAATATGGAAAGATTGTTACTGAATATGAAATAACTAAGACAAATATAAAAGCAATTGAAGAAATTGCTACTTTTTTGGATTGTACTCTTATAAAAGAGAATAATATAATTCTAAATTATGTTAAGGATAATTTAAATATCACTGAAAAAGATGCTAAAGATCTAATTGAACTTCTAGGAAGTGACTATTATCATATAAAAAATGAGACAAATAAAATGGCAACTTTTTTAGATGGTCAACCTTATTCTTTTGAAAAAATTAAAAATTTAATAAGTATTGATAAAGAATATAATATGAAAGACCTAGTTGATAATTTTTTTAAAACTAAAAATTTTACAGATATTTTAAGCTTTTTAGAAACAAATAAAGATTCTTATTTGGGTATTGTATACATGTTAGCAGATGAACTAATAGTCTTTTTGAAATTAACTTCTCTTATAAACAGTGGAAAAATTTCACAAAATATGAATTATAATGTGTTTAAAGAACTATATAATGATTTCTCAGATCTTTTTATAGGAAGAAATTTTAAGTCTCAACACCCCTATACAATTTTTCTTAAATTGAATAGCTTAACTTATTTTTCAGAGTCTTTTTTAGAAAAAAAACTAAAAGAATTATTATACATAGAATATGAATTAAAAACTGGTGAAAGAGAAATCAATATAGAACTGGATCTATTTTTTAAGAAATTTTGGAAAGATGTGCCATGTTATTAA
- a CDS encoding M48 family metallopeptidase, with translation MVKICYNIIKVRLMEYTITKKKIKNFILRIYPDSSIAVSAPLHASDREIENFVLSKKAWIEKTLEKVKKLKDDSIKILGKNVEKKVIQSDLERISLTDRNIFIYSKNIEEIKIEKKFLEWKYNKLKEIIEEAIEKYTKLLNTEINYYKIKKLSSAWGIYHRRENYISFNIDLIEKDIESIDYVVLHEICHIFYMDHQKKFWTLVEKYMPDYKIRRKKLKL, from the coding sequence ATGGTTAAAATTTGTTATAATATTATCAAGGTGAGATTAATGGAATATACAATTACAAAAAAGAAAATCAAAAATTTTATTTTAAGAATATATCCTGATTCAAGTATTGCAGTTTCAGCCCCTTTACATGCAAGTGATAGGGAAATTGAAAACTTCGTTCTATCTAAAAAGGCTTGGATAGAAAAAACTTTAGAGAAAGTAAAAAAATTAAAAGATGATAGTATAAAAATTTTAGGTAAAAATGTAGAAAAAAAAGTTATCCAATCAGATTTAGAAAGAATAAGTTTAACTGATAGGAATATATTTATTTATTCAAAAAATATTGAAGAAATAAAAATTGAAAAGAAATTTTTGGAGTGGAAATACAATAAATTAAAAGAAATAATTGAAGAAGCTATAGAGAAATATACTAAACTGTTGAATACTGAGATAAATTATTATAAAATAAAAAAACTTTCTTCAGCTTGGGGGATATATCATAGAAGAGAGAACTATATCAGTTTTAATATAGATTTGATTGAGAAGGATATAGAGAGTATTGATTATGTTGTTTTACATGAAATATGTCATATTTTCTATATGGACCATCAAAAAAAATTTTGGACTTTAGTTGAAAAATATATGCCTGACTATAAAATAAGAAGAAAAAAATTAAAATTATAA
- a CDS encoding phosphatase PAP2 family protein — MKDNLQRLKIKYIIFITIFFTILYKSSEFYARTLDNVPSYFMSWEEKIPFLTIFMLPYMTSAPFFFGTFLAIKDEKNLNFYVKQAIFITVVSIAIFFVIPMKFYFPKPEIANPIFNFLFFLLAKIDSSFNQCPSLHVSFAFLSIAIYWKEMKTKLKYLVVTWGFLIAISVHFVYQHHFIDFVGGFIMFLITWHIFPKFLKK, encoded by the coding sequence ATGAAAGATAATTTACAAAGATTAAAAATCAAATATATAATTTTTATTACAATATTTTTTACTATTTTATATAAAAGTTCTGAATTTTATGCTCGTACCCTAGATAATGTACCCTCATATTTTATGTCCTGGGAAGAAAAAATACCTTTTTTAACAATTTTTATGTTACCCTATATGACTTCTGCTCCCTTCTTTTTTGGAACTTTTCTTGCCATAAAAGATGAAAAAAACTTAAATTTTTATGTGAAACAAGCAATATTTATAACTGTAGTTTCTATTGCTATATTCTTTGTAATTCCAATGAAATTTTATTTTCCAAAACCTGAGATAGCTAATCCTATTTTTAATTTTCTTTTCTTTCTTTTAGCTAAAATAGATAGCAGTTTTAATCAATGTCCTTCCCTACATGTAAGTTTTGCCTTTCTTTCAATTGCTATCTATTGGAAAGAAATGAAAACTAAATTAAAATATCTTGTTGTTACATGGGGATTTTTAATTGCAATCTCTGTTCATTTTGTATATCAACATCATTTTATTGATTTTGTTGGAGGATTTATAATGTTCTTAATAACATGGCACATCTTTCCAAAATTTCTTAAAAAATAG